A genomic segment from Juglans regia cultivar Chandler chromosome 14, Walnut 2.0, whole genome shotgun sequence encodes:
- the LOC109008521 gene encoding dimethylnonatriene synthase-like, producing the protein MTMEFSSDHVQTIVQLLALLVIISSVLKLASQASKKKRDAKERLRPVPEPPGALPLIGHLHLLRGQDQEPVARILGGLADRFGSLFSLRLGHQHRLLVVSSAEMVKECLATNDKIFATRANLAVGKYLGYNNAIFALAPYGQYWRDVRKISIQELLSNHAVEMRKPLRSSEVESLIKDVHSLATNNKVVNISDRLEEMAFNIILKVLVGKRFSSGEYAEKNSEANLIRSGIKEALYLSGVFVLSDAIPYLEWMDFQGHVSSMKQTAKKIDSVLEVWLAEHLRQKRERESTDGDHQSDLMDAMLSSLPEDAVISGHTRDTIIRATTMILILTGAGSTAVALTWALSLLLNNPTVLKAAQEEIDIHVGKDKWVQESDIKNLNYLQAIVKETLRVNPAGPVTGIREAMEDCTLGGYHVSKGTRMIINIWKLHRDPRVWPNATEFRPERFMKTSHHDHADSSMSSDANVLGQQFEYAPFSYGRRSCPGGNFGLQVVCLALARLLQGFEMTTMGDMKVDMREGLGLALPKADPLQLVLKPRLRMELY; encoded by the exons ATGACCATGGAGTTTTCCTCTGATCATGTCCAAACAATTGTTCAGCTTTTAGCTTTGCTAGTGATCATCAGTAGTGTCTTAAAACTTGCATCACAGGCCAGCAAGAAGAAGCGCGATGCCAAAGAACGCCTTAGACCAGTCCCTGAACCACCAGGGGCATTGCCCTTGATAGGGCACCTCCATCTTCTCAGAGGCCAAGATCAAGAGCCAGTTGCTCGAATTCTTGGGGGCTTGGCCGATAGATTTGGCTCATTATTCTCACTCAGGCTCGGTCACCAACACCGGCTCTTGGTGGTGAGCAGCGCCGAGATGGTGAAGGAGTGCTTGGCTACCAACGACAAGATTTTTGCTACGAGGGCAAACCTCGCAGTAGGAAAATACTTGGGCTACAACAACGCTATTTTTGCGCTCGCTCCTTATGGGCAATACTGGCGTGACGTGAGGAAGATATCCATCCAAGAACTTCTTTCAAACCATGCAGTTGAAATGCGGAAGCCTCTCCGATCCTCAGAAGTGGAGTCCCTGATAAAAGACGTGCACTCGCTGGCTACAAACAACAAGGTGGTGAATATCAGCGATCGGCTTGAGGAAATGGCTTTCAACATCATCCTCAAGGTGCTTGTTGGGAAGCGATTCTCCTCTGGTGAATATGCAGAAAAGAACAGCGAGGCGAATCTTATCAGAAGTGGCATAAAAGAGGCTTTGTATCTGAGCGGTGTTTTTGTCTTGTCGGACGCCATTCCATATCTTGAATGGATGGACTTCCAAGGCCATGTTAGTTCCATGAAGCAAACTGCTAAGAAAATTGACTCTGTGCTTGAAGTTTGGCTTGCTGAACATCTCCGACAGAAACGGGAACGTGAAAGTACTGATGGTGATCATCAGAGTGATTTAATGGATGCTATGCTTTCAAGCCTTCCGGAGGACGCTGTGATTTCGGGCCATACACGTGATACTATCATCAGGGCGACGACAATG ATTCTCATCCTAACAGGCGCAGGAAGCACAGCTGTTGCACTAACATGGGCACTCTCCTTGCTGTTAAACAACCCTACAGTGCTAAAGGCTGCCCAAGAAGAGATAGACATCCATGTAGGGAAAGATAAATGGGTGCAAGAATCTGATATCAAGAACTTAAACTACCTGCAAGCCATTGTCAAGGAAACCCTACGAGTAAACCCAGCTGGTCCAGTCACAGGGATTCGCGAGGCCATGGAAGACTGCACACTCGGAGGCTATCATGTTTCCAAGGGCACTCGCATGATCATTAATATATGGAAGTTGCATAGGGACCCGCGAGTGTGGCCAAACGCAACTGAATTTCGACCCGAGAGGTTTATGAAAACGTCTCATCATGATCATGCAGACAGCAGCATGAGTAGTGATGCTAATGTTTTGGGGCAGCAGTTCGAGTACGCTCCGTTTAGTTATGGCAGAAGGTCATGCCCCGGAGGTAATTTTGGGTTGCAAGTAGTTTGCCTGGCTCTGGCTCGTTTGCTTCAAGGATTTGAGATGACAACCATGGGAGATATGAAGGTGGATATGCGTGAAGGACTGGGACTTGCATTGCCGAAGGCCGATCCTCTGCAACTTGTACTCAAGCCCCGCCTTCGAATGGAGctctattaa
- the LOC109008522 gene encoding UV-B-induced protein At3g17800, chloroplastic-like, with protein MDYCLSRHSTVSPATFSSPYPPPSLRHPLTFSPRTALNFPNNHLLSGRAASGLSIRPAGRTFPVIASAGASPCEPSSSLNSPLEPRSQPGKFLSSVLQNHRQLFHVAVAEELKLLANDRDGAVSRMLLTVGSDEACLHRRVAQLKEHECQLAVEDVMYMLIFYRFSEIKVPLVPRLSRCVYNSRLEILPSRDWELESIHNLEVLEIVREHVTTIIGLRADSSVTDYWATTKITRLMLGRVYVASVLYGYFLKSASLRHHLEQSLALANQDHHLGRRTSDQFQELCAYGVKNLVFDTVSNKHSVSYGQGSTNQGMKGESLKCYVMGLDPETLQRCAKLKSNEAVHLIENHSCALFGDGKTCLVENDEVILTSFSSLKRLVLEAVAFGSFLWDTEEYIDTVYKLNENN; from the exons ATGGACTATTGTCTCTCGCGCCATAGCACCGTCTCCCCCGCCACTTTCTCTTCTCCATACCCTCCTCCCTCGCTTCGTCATCCCCTTACTTTCTCTCCCAGAACTGCCTTAAACTTTCCCAACAATCACCTCCTCTCCGGGCGTGCCGCTTCTGGTCTCTCTATCAGGCCGGCCGGGAGGACCTTTCCCGTAATCGCCAGCGCCGGGGCCAGCCCCTGCGAACCAAGTAGCAGCCTCAACTCCCCGCTCGAGCCCCGGTCCCAGCCGGGGAAGTTCTTGAGCAGTGTGTTGCAGAATCACCGCCAATTGTTCCACGTCGCTGTCGCGGAGGAGTTGAAGCTCCTGGCCAATGATCGCGACGGTGCCGTTTCCCGCATGCTGCTCACCGTTGGCTCCGATGAAGCCTGCCTTCACAG GAGGGTTGCACAACTAAAGGAGCATGAGTGCCAACTCGCCGTTGAGGATGTCATGTACATGCTAATCTTTTATAGATTCTCTGAGATCAAAGTCCCCTTAGTTCCAAGACTCTCTAGATGCGTTTATAATAGCAGACTTGAGATTTTGCCTTCAAGGGACTGGGAGTTGGAGTCCATTCACAACTTGGAGGTTTTGGAGATTGTCAGGGAACATGTCACCACTATCATTGGCTTGAGAGCAGATTCTAGTGTAACAGACTATTGGgcaacaactaagatcacacgACTCATGCTTGGCCGAGTATATGTGGCCTCTGTCTTGTATGGATACTTTTTGAAGTCTGCCTCATTGAGGCACCACTTGGAGCAAAGTCTAGCTTTGGCAAACCAGGACCACCATCTCGGACGTAGGACCTCCGATCAGTTCCAAGAGTTGTGTGCTTATGGAGTGAAAAACCTTGTCTTTGACACTGTCAGTAACAAACATTCTGTGTCATATGGTCAAGGGTCGACTAACCAGGGAATGAAAGGTGAATCGTTGAAATGTTATGTGATGGGGTTAGATCCCGAGACATTGCAGAGATGTGCAAAACTGAAGTCCAATGAGGCTGTTCATTTGATTGAGAATCATAGCTGTGCACTTTTTGGGGACGGGAAGACTTGTTTGGTTGAGAATGATGAGGTAATCTTGACTTCATTTTCAAGTCTAAAGAGGTTGGTTTTGGAGGCTGTCGCATTTGGTTCATTCCTTTGGGATACAGAAGAATACATTGACACTGTGTATAAGCTCAATGAGAATAATTAG